A portion of the Liberibacter crescens BT-1 genome contains these proteins:
- a CDS encoding kinesin-like protein: MADNKQNEVIYNKAFKALKDALSSDSDYLHADSEQKYITASTKNDDSKPSSQQSDASKFFSSALSPANDISSNSITHILKNIDKTSISTALRNSTIISFFWVLFGLIVAIKLYRVSEAQSFYDIVSQPGSMMLLMAIIFPVMLFFSFSIMIARAQEMRNATRSIAEVALRLVEPETVASERVVSVGQTVRREVSAMSEGIERSIARASELETLVHSEVNALERSYADNEMRMRNLIEQLSAERESIFNHAERIRSSIVEVHNQIREELSLTHEDISLRLSTSGEAFASMIDSRISSLTEKTYLSIESLVNTMSSKTSQLLQTLSSTGSSLNKEFDERLLSLSIVLNESGRNFLDHFGTHASTLNDNTEKLNLILDERVKQLNKMLVDRTDEISEGFSLGESSIKNSLHNALKNFNASLEEQRINFHKSLQLTSDEAIMDIDLRAGLVEDRLKATVEKVSTVFDNSIAEFTDAFDNRFGALDTKLVESLASINGQISSSYGNIESLVFSNVQGINSSLQDHASVLSEALSSGQKGIENVINKGSEEIGNTLINNIKDIALNLEEKRQQINSDLNGRSEAISSSIKGAYQEIDNMITEHNTSFINSLIETQSKFEKVLSDRPQVIVDSLSKDIGKLTETLYDKTMALAIALSESQKLLEDTLESHTNSIVEKISNAENEVAENFSKNSESIYTAYDNNHKKLQETLQNHAKSLANIFHSNGEQLDHVFGSSTERMGSLLSNNSSRIEEILNGGSSGIDLALSTAHKRFSQTLEKGAELISTTIEEKHQKIDSNILKHSDRIDTIMFEHSNVFIQALSENQSKFESSIAEKPQSIVDSISKDIGKLTQTVYEKTMALAVALSESQQRLDTTLETHTNIVVEKISTTESKVNKNFGERINSICTAYADNHKTLETKLSSHAKLLENLITGGGGKLGSIIEVSSNIVKDLLDDSSSRMEKLLTGGVDDVNTVLLNAHQKFNETLGNRAETITAVLDEKCRYLDSNISEKASYIVSAVTESTSMMETSLKDRELSIRQTFNVSVDSFEKLSNNVERLSEKLNNVVNDVSQSAYNISSSLETSITDISTKIFETDIHFEKNISTFESRISGVVDEVSEIIDVAGQSINQKTETMSDVLRSEIDNVSNVLAKKAIQVTNDLSQVSEGFFETLEKGTLSLANRLEEHSNKIVSQVNDTHNFLTVEADNVVKSFEDAGISIATKVEAAKGIMSENIEYFSGKIDEASKILEVQGEKIHSDLITSSNSIIKTLEEADKVISSRSGTVCSTIEKQTHSINETLLNVDRTLETHNIAIQTNIEERTKEIESSILEVDKVLKERSSSINIAFNERTHALDSLLTSRSVELSQVIEEKTNRIMEQYSNIGDSISQRITATVLTGVKVFGEKNSLMLEAIDERVRNSANALSKVESILVRNVDKLISRIKESNADISSVINNATNDLSEIDNRLHKTTDNVAETANQVKGMLVASSKLFEGKVDELYKISGHTLSQINDIVNKFDEHARVLSQTRDLLLDAQSSTALTLDERAKALTALTDGLERKSTEIEESMTLLTKNIKEVFDQTEYQSEKIISGIQNNIETSFTEIGHALSNIEDRAEKSTNVINNNLIHFSSTFDSVEERAHSFSDLLLRDLASSFAKIEHIFSEIEQKSDQAVRLLLDTLQEAIVSSVSRFSEASEDIRRSASTISQELEITRSELRNGSMELSEEARESINFMRRAIGDQMKALQELAQVVNYQPNQLNISESEKDPSLPLPMAAGRNPTSMLSNPLKNLRSNRSDNYQDKFAKNDGWLSDLLHAASSNEEEELMEAPRSQDKRFEKPTAKSKKEINNSIDPVNSLASDIAKSVDHDAFINLWKRYTRGERNIFTRRLYTLKGQQLFDEIKQRYENDYDFRVAVDSYIADFEKILSDVTYSNSDPSITQSYIMSDSGKVYTMLAHASDHMI; this comes from the coding sequence ATGGCTGATAATAAACAGAATGAAGTAATTTATAATAAGGCATTTAAAGCACTCAAAGATGCCTTGAGTTCAGATTCTGATTATCTCCATGCTGATTCCGAACAGAAATATATTACAGCATCTACAAAAAATGATGATTCCAAACCAAGTTCTCAACAGAGTGATGCCAGTAAGTTTTTTTCTTCCGCACTATCCCCTGCTAACGATATTTCTAGTAATAGTATTACTCACATCCTAAAAAACATCGATAAAACTTCAATTAGTACTGCATTGCGTAATTCAACAATAATTTCATTCTTTTGGGTTCTTTTTGGCTTGATTGTAGCAATCAAACTATACCGAGTATCTGAAGCGCAATCTTTTTATGACATAGTAAGTCAGCCAGGATCCATGATGTTGCTTATGGCAATTATCTTTCCTGTTATGTTATTTTTTTCTTTCTCTATCATGATCGCTCGTGCACAAGAGATGCGAAATGCTACACGTTCTATAGCAGAAGTCGCCCTTCGTCTTGTAGAACCAGAAACTGTTGCTTCTGAACGCGTTGTTTCAGTTGGACAAACTGTACGCAGAGAAGTTTCAGCCATGAGTGAAGGAATAGAACGTAGCATTGCGCGTGCAAGTGAGCTGGAAACACTTGTTCACTCTGAAGTTAATGCACTTGAACGTAGCTATGCTGATAACGAAATGCGTATGCGTAACCTTATCGAACAATTAAGCGCAGAACGTGAATCAATATTCAATCACGCAGAGAGAATTCGCTCATCTATTGTTGAAGTTCATAACCAAATTAGAGAAGAATTATCTCTTACACATGAAGATATTTCACTTCGTCTTTCAACTTCAGGTGAAGCATTTGCATCAATGATTGATAGCCGTATATCTTCATTAACAGAAAAAACGTATCTTTCAATAGAATCATTGGTAAATACAATGTCTTCTAAAACTAGCCAATTACTTCAAACATTGAGTTCAACTGGCTCTTCTTTAAACAAAGAATTTGATGAACGTTTGTTATCTTTATCAATTGTTCTTAATGAAAGTGGACGTAATTTTCTTGATCATTTTGGCACACATGCATCAACATTAAATGATAATACAGAAAAATTGAACCTTATATTAGACGAACGAGTCAAACAACTCAATAAAATGTTGGTGGATCGTACAGATGAGATATCTGAAGGCTTTTCCTTGGGTGAAAGTTCAATAAAAAATTCTCTCCATAATGCTTTGAAAAATTTTAATGCTTCTCTAGAAGAACAGCGTATCAATTTTCATAAAAGTCTGCAATTAACTTCAGATGAAGCAATCATGGATATTGATCTCCGGGCTGGTCTGGTTGAAGATAGACTTAAAGCTACTGTTGAAAAGGTTTCTACAGTTTTTGATAATAGTATTGCTGAATTTACGGATGCTTTTGACAATCGGTTTGGAGCTTTAGATACGAAGCTGGTCGAAAGTTTAGCAAGTATAAACGGACAGATATCTAGCTCTTATGGAAATATAGAAAGCCTTGTATTTTCTAATGTTCAAGGTATTAATTCATCACTTCAAGATCATGCTTCAGTTTTATCAGAAGCTTTATCCAGCGGGCAAAAAGGAATTGAAAATGTTATCAACAAAGGTAGCGAAGAAATAGGCAATACTTTAATAAATAATATAAAGGATATTGCGCTTAATTTAGAAGAAAAACGTCAGCAAATTAATTCTGATCTTAATGGACGTTCAGAAGCAATAAGTTCTTCTATTAAAGGAGCTTATCAAGAAATTGATAATATGATAACAGAACATAACACCTCTTTTATTAACTCTTTAATAGAAACCCAATCAAAGTTTGAAAAAGTCCTTTCAGATCGTCCTCAGGTTATTGTCGATAGTCTTTCAAAAGATATTGGGAAATTAACCGAAACATTATATGACAAGACTATGGCATTGGCTATTGCTCTTTCAGAGAGTCAAAAGCTCTTGGAAGATACCCTTGAGAGTCATACAAATAGTATTGTAGAGAAAATTTCTAATGCTGAAAATGAAGTAGCAGAAAACTTTAGTAAAAATTCAGAATCTATATACACTGCTTACGATAATAATCATAAGAAACTACAAGAAACTCTACAAAACCACGCAAAGTCCTTGGCAAATATATTCCATAGCAACGGTGAACAACTTGACCATGTCTTCGGAAGTTCTACTGAAAGAATGGGTTCTCTACTTTCTAATAATTCTTCTCGAATAGAAGAGATTTTAAATGGTGGTAGCTCTGGGATTGACCTGGCACTTTCGACAGCACATAAAAGGTTTAGCCAGACATTAGAGAAAGGCGCAGAATTAATTTCAACAACAATAGAAGAAAAACATCAAAAGATTGATTCAAATATTCTAAAACATTCAGATAGAATTGATACGATCATGTTCGAGCACAGCAATGTTTTTATTCAGGCTTTATCAGAGAATCAATCAAAATTTGAGTCAAGTATTGCAGAGAAACCTCAGTCTATTGTTGATTCTATATCCAAGGATATCGGAAAATTAACTCAAACAGTCTATGAAAAAACTATGGCTTTGGCTGTTGCCCTTTCTGAAAGTCAACAACGTCTCGACACTACATTAGAAACTCATACAAATATTGTTGTAGAAAAAATTTCCACTACTGAAAGTAAAGTTAATAAAAATTTTGGAGAGAGAATAAATTCTATTTGTACAGCATATGCCGACAATCATAAAACTCTAGAAACAAAACTTTCCAGTCATGCAAAATTATTAGAGAACCTCATTACAGGCGGTGGAGGAAAACTAGGAAGTATTATTGAGGTTTCTTCTAATATTGTTAAGGATCTTCTAGATGATAGTTCATCCCGTATGGAAAAATTGTTAACCGGAGGAGTTGACGATGTTAATACAGTTTTATTAAATGCCCATCAAAAATTTAATGAAACCTTAGGAAACAGGGCAGAAACAATTACGGCTGTTTTAGATGAAAAATGTCGTTATCTTGATAGCAATATTTCTGAAAAAGCCTCCTATATTGTAAGCGCTGTTACTGAGAGTACATCTATGATGGAAACTTCTCTGAAAGATCGAGAGCTTTCTATTCGTCAGACTTTTAATGTTTCTGTAGATTCCTTTGAAAAACTCTCCAATAATGTCGAAAGACTATCAGAAAAATTAAATAATGTCGTCAATGATGTATCGCAATCTGCTTATAATATTTCTTCAAGTCTAGAGACATCCATTACTGATATAAGTACAAAAATTTTTGAAACTGATATCCATTTTGAAAAAAATATTTCTACTTTTGAAAGTCGAATATCAGGTGTTGTCGATGAAGTATCTGAAATTATAGATGTTGCAGGTCAAAGTATTAATCAAAAAACAGAGACTATGTCTGATGTATTACGATCTGAAATAGATAACGTCTCTAATGTTCTAGCTAAAAAAGCTATACAAGTGACCAATGATTTATCACAAGTTAGCGAAGGATTCTTTGAAACTTTAGAGAAAGGAACTCTTTCTTTAGCAAATAGACTGGAAGAGCATTCCAACAAAATAGTGTCTCAAGTGAATGACACGCATAATTTTCTTACTGTTGAAGCTGATAATGTTGTAAAGAGCTTTGAAGATGCTGGCATTTCAATTGCAACCAAGGTAGAAGCAGCAAAAGGAATTATGAGTGAAAATATAGAATATTTTTCTGGAAAAATCGATGAAGCAAGTAAAATTTTAGAAGTTCAAGGAGAGAAAATACACTCTGATCTTATTACCTCTAGTAATAGTATTATCAAAACTCTTGAAGAAGCTGATAAAGTAATCTCTTCCCGTTCAGGCACAGTTTGTTCTACGATAGAAAAACAAACTCACAGTATAAATGAAACTTTATTGAATGTTGATCGTACATTAGAAACACACAATATTGCTATCCAAACTAATATCGAAGAACGAACAAAAGAAATAGAATCCAGTATTTTAGAAGTCGATAAGGTTTTAAAAGAGCGAAGCAGTTCAATTAATATAGCTTTTAATGAACGTACTCATGCTTTGGATTCTTTACTTACCAGTCGTTCAGTTGAGTTATCACAGGTTATTGAAGAAAAAACAAACCGTATTATGGAACAATATTCTAACATAGGAGATTCTATCTCTCAGCGTATCACGGCTACTGTATTGACAGGTGTTAAAGTTTTTGGTGAAAAAAATTCTCTAATGCTTGAGGCCATTGATGAAAGGGTTCGCAATTCTGCTAATGCACTTAGTAAAGTAGAAAGTATTCTTGTTCGTAATGTTGATAAGCTGATTTCTCGTATTAAAGAGAGCAATGCAGATATATCTTCTGTTATCAATAATGCCACTAATGATCTTTCAGAAATAGATAATCGTTTACACAAAACAACAGATAATGTTGCAGAAACAGCAAATCAGGTAAAAGGAATGCTTGTTGCTTCATCAAAATTATTTGAAGGAAAGGTTGATGAGCTTTATAAAATTTCAGGGCATACTCTTTCACAAATAAATGATATTGTAAATAAATTTGATGAGCATGCCCGTGTTCTTTCCCAAACTCGTGATTTATTATTAGATGCACAATCAAGTACTGCTTTAACATTGGATGAACGTGCAAAAGCTTTAACTGCGCTAACAGATGGTCTTGAACGAAAATCTACAGAAATTGAAGAATCGATGACACTTCTTACCAAAAATATCAAAGAAGTTTTTGATCAAACTGAATACCAATCAGAGAAGATAATCTCTGGTATACAGAATAATATTGAAACATCTTTCACAGAAATTGGGCATGCGTTATCTAATATTGAAGATCGTGCAGAAAAGTCAACAAATGTAATTAATAACAATCTTATTCATTTTAGTTCAACTTTTGATTCTGTAGAAGAACGTGCACACAGTTTTTCAGATCTTTTACTGAGGGATCTTGCTTCTTCGTTTGCTAAAATTGAGCATATTTTTTCTGAAATAGAACAGAAGTCAGATCAGGCCGTTCGATTACTTCTAGATACATTACAGGAAGCAATTGTTTCTTCTGTAAGTCGTTTTTCTGAAGCAAGTGAAGATATACGTCGTTCTGCAAGTACGATTAGCCAAGAGTTAGAAATAACTCGTAGTGAATTAAGAAATGGTTCAATGGAATTATCTGAAGAAGCAAGAGAAAGTATTAATTTTATGCGCCGTGCTATTGGAGATCAGATGAAAGCCTTACAAGAATTAGCACAAGTTGTTAACTATCAACCAAATCAATTGAATATCTCAGAATCTGAAAAAGATCCCTCTCTGCCTTTACCAATGGCAGCAGGAAGAAATCCAACTTCGATGCTTTCTAATCCATTAAAAAACCTTCGTTCTAATCGTTCTGATAATTATCAGGATAAGTTTGCAAAAAATGATGGTTGGTTAAGTGATCTTTTGCATGCTGCCTCAAGTAATGAAGAAGAAGAACTTATGGAAGCCCCACGAAGTCAAGACAAAAGATTTGAGAAACCAACAGCTAAGTCTAAAAAAGAAATTAATAATTCCATAGATCCTGTTAACTCTCTTGCATCAGATATTGCGAAGTCTGTTGATCATGATGCTTTTATTAATTTATGGAAACGTTATACACGAGGAGAACGAAACATTTTTACTCGGCGTCTTTATACCTTGAAAGGTCAGCAACTATTTGATGAAATTAAACAAAGATATGAAAATGATTATGATTTTCGTGTTGCTGTTGACAGCTACATAGCAGACTTTGAAAAAATATTATCTGATGTTACATATTCAAACTCTGATCCTTCTATAACTCAAAGCTATATTATGTCAGATAGCGGAAAGGTTTATACAATGCTGGCACATGCTTCAGATCATATGATTTAA
- a CDS encoding LTA synthase family protein, with protein MKRREFLLNSSLFAATTLLNSMVAPVAYGSSDVTKETKISQSDRTPDIIAIMNESLWDPNRLSGITLTPDPMEFIRSNLSGYVFSPEFGGMTANVEFEFLTSFSNAFLPYGNVPYQNIRSPIPSLADFFRKQGYKVEAFHPYEGWFWNRSEVYKNFGFEKFLSKEILPPLEKHGVFASDEAFIKVIMNEADHSTDKPVFFFAVTLQGHGPYSPHRYPYERISILGLPEKEKEILSSYIEGVYEADKSFEMLINWAKKRKRDTIIVLFGDHLPPLSSVYVVSGYMKTPVAQRKAPFEIMKKEHETPLVLWSSWGGSVQLNTLSPSLLSYYILKLAGYEHPYYTEFLGKIVNNYSVIDRNVLLSSHNEETSSWIKRKIPPIISSWQLLQYDLMFGKQFSLEKLFANSQSIKKSG; from the coding sequence ATGAAAAGGCGTGAATTTTTATTAAATTCTTCTCTTTTTGCTGCAACTACGCTTTTGAATTCTATGGTTGCACCAGTTGCATATGGATCTTCTGATGTTACAAAAGAAACAAAGATTTCTCAATCAGACCGGACCCCTGATATTATTGCTATAATGAACGAATCTTTATGGGATCCAAATCGGCTTTCAGGGATTACTCTTACTCCAGATCCTATGGAATTTATCCGTTCCAATCTTTCAGGATATGTTTTTTCTCCTGAATTTGGTGGAATGACAGCTAATGTTGAATTTGAATTTCTTACTAGTTTTTCGAATGCTTTTCTTCCATATGGAAATGTTCCTTATCAAAATATTAGATCGCCGATACCTTCTTTAGCAGATTTTTTTCGAAAACAAGGCTACAAAGTAGAAGCTTTTCATCCTTACGAAGGATGGTTTTGGAATCGTTCTGAAGTTTATAAAAATTTTGGTTTTGAGAAATTTTTATCTAAAGAAATTTTGCCTCCATTGGAAAAGCACGGTGTATTCGCATCTGATGAAGCCTTTATCAAGGTCATTATGAATGAAGCTGATCACAGCACAGATAAACCTGTTTTCTTTTTTGCAGTTACACTCCAAGGTCATGGTCCTTATAGTCCACATCGTTATCCATATGAAAGAATATCTATTCTTGGTCTTCCTGAAAAAGAAAAGGAAATTCTTTCAAGTTATATAGAAGGAGTATATGAAGCTGATAAAAGCTTTGAGATGTTAATTAACTGGGCTAAAAAACGCAAGCGTGATACAATAATTGTGTTATTTGGTGACCATTTACCACCTTTAAGTTCTGTTTATGTTGTTTCAGGATATATGAAAACTCCAGTTGCACAAAGAAAAGCTCCATTTGAAATAATGAAAAAAGAACATGAAACACCATTGGTTCTCTGGTCATCCTGGGGGGGATCTGTACAACTTAATACACTAAGCCCATCACTTTTATCGTATTATATTTTAAAATTAGCGGGATATGAACATCCTTATTATACTGAATTTTTAGGTAAAATAGTGAACAACTATTCTGTTATTGATCGAAATGTTTTACTTTCTTCTCATAATGAGGAAACTTCTAGTTGGATTAAAAGAAAAATTCCTCCAATAATATCAAGCTGGCAACTTTTGCAATATGATCTTATGTTTGGAAAACAATTTAGCTTAGAAAAGCTTTTTGCAAATTCACAATCAATAAAAAAATCTGGATAA
- the thrS gene encoding threonine--tRNA ligase, with the protein MSSDINLIFPDNSIKSFPPKTTGYNVAESISISLAKKVLAYTINGKVYDLNDPIHDGKIELITRDDTKALELIRHSCAHVMAEAIQELWPETKLAIGPVIDNGFYYDCEKKEPFTPEDLPKIEKQMRKIIESNKCFRKEIWSHQKVKNFFYEKGEIYKLEILEMIPKNQDISIYFQNNWLDLCRGPHVASTGQIGTAFKLMKIAGAYWRGDSSRPMLTRIYGTAWASQKDLNEYLTFLSEAEKRDHRKIGREMDLFHFTEEGPGVIFWHNKGWKMFQTLMSYMRRRIHDDYEEISTPQILDKSLWEESGHWDWYKANMFSVHCADEKAEDLRSFALKPMNCPGHIKIFKYGIKSYRELPVRLAEFGSVHRYEPSGALHGLMRVRGFTQDDAHVFCTEEQMADECLKINDLIMSVYEDFGFKEITIKLSTRPEKYIGSDILWDRAENIMKDVLNIIEKSSKRQIKTGILAGEGAFYGPKFEYILRDAIGRDWQCGTIQVDFNLPERFKASYIDQHSHKCQPVMIHRAIFGSMERFLGILIENCSGNMPLWISPIQIIIATITSKENDYAQEVAHLLRKNHLYVETDLRNEKINYKIREHSTKKIPIIMICGNKEVEERSVNIRRFGSQQQIKLNLDTAIKELIIEATPPDLKRLSKID; encoded by the coding sequence ATGTCCTCCGATATAAATCTGATATTTCCTGATAATTCTATTAAAAGCTTTCCACCTAAAACAACAGGGTATAATGTAGCAGAATCAATATCGATTTCTCTAGCAAAAAAAGTGCTTGCTTATACAATTAATGGTAAGGTTTATGATCTTAATGACCCTATCCATGACGGTAAAATTGAATTAATAACACGTGACGATACAAAAGCACTAGAGTTAATTCGTCATAGCTGTGCACACGTTATGGCTGAAGCAATCCAAGAACTTTGGCCAGAAACAAAATTAGCAATTGGACCTGTGATAGACAATGGTTTCTATTATGATTGTGAAAAAAAAGAGCCTTTTACTCCAGAAGATCTTCCCAAGATTGAAAAACAAATGCGCAAGATTATCGAAAGTAACAAGTGCTTTCGTAAAGAAATCTGGTCTCACCAAAAAGTAAAGAATTTTTTCTATGAAAAAGGAGAAATCTATAAATTAGAAATCCTGGAGATGATACCTAAAAATCAAGATATTTCAATCTATTTTCAAAATAATTGGTTGGATCTCTGTCGTGGCCCTCATGTTGCATCAACAGGACAAATTGGTACAGCTTTCAAATTAATGAAGATAGCAGGAGCTTATTGGCGTGGAGATAGCTCTCGTCCAATGCTTACCCGTATTTATGGCACAGCTTGGGCATCTCAAAAAGATCTTAATGAATATTTAACATTTCTTTCAGAAGCTGAAAAACGTGATCATCGTAAAATTGGAAGAGAAATGGATCTATTCCATTTTACTGAAGAAGGACCAGGTGTTATATTCTGGCATAATAAAGGCTGGAAAATGTTTCAAACACTCATGTCTTATATGCGTAGAAGGATTCATGATGATTATGAAGAGATCAGTACACCACAAATTCTAGATAAGTCACTTTGGGAAGAATCAGGTCATTGGGATTGGTATAAAGCTAATATGTTTTCTGTCCATTGTGCTGATGAAAAGGCAGAAGATTTACGTTCTTTTGCCTTGAAGCCTATGAATTGTCCTGGACATATAAAAATTTTCAAATACGGTATTAAATCTTACCGTGAACTTCCTGTTCGTCTTGCTGAATTTGGTTCAGTACATCGCTATGAACCCTCTGGAGCATTACATGGACTGATGCGTGTTCGTGGATTTACTCAAGATGATGCCCATGTTTTTTGTACTGAAGAACAAATGGCTGATGAATGTCTTAAAATTAATGACCTTATTATGTCAGTTTACGAAGACTTTGGTTTTAAAGAAATAACTATAAAACTTTCTACTCGACCTGAAAAATATATTGGTTCAGATATCCTTTGGGATCGTGCTGAAAATATTATGAAAGATGTTTTAAACATTATTGAAAAATCATCAAAAAGACAGATTAAAACAGGTATTTTAGCAGGAGAAGGAGCTTTTTACGGACCAAAATTTGAATACATACTCCGAGATGCCATAGGTCGTGATTGGCAATGCGGAACAATTCAAGTTGATTTTAATCTTCCTGAGCGTTTTAAAGCTTCTTATATTGATCAACATTCACATAAATGCCAACCAGTTATGATACATCGCGCCATATTTGGATCTATGGAACGTTTTTTAGGAATTTTGATTGAAAACTGTTCTGGAAATATGCCTCTTTGGATTTCCCCTATACAAATAATTATTGCAACTATCACTTCCAAAGAGAATGATTATGCTCAAGAAGTTGCACATTTATTGCGTAAAAATCACTTATATGTTGAAACAGATCTTCGTAATGAAAAAATAAATTATAAAATTAGAGAACATTCTACAAAAAAGATTCCTATCATTATGATTTGTGGCAATAAAGAAGTTGAAGAACGTTCTGTTAATATTCGTCGATTTGGTTCACAACAACAAATAAAGCTTAATCTTGATACGGCTATAAAAGAATTAATAATAGAAGCAACACCACCTGATTTAAAACGATTATCAAAGATTGATTAA
- a CDS encoding cold-shock protein, producing the protein METGLIKWFSNEKRYGFIQPEDPNEKDVFLHISTVERAGISELKEGQKVSYELVKNNRTGKLSADQLQLIP; encoded by the coding sequence ATGGAAACTGGTTTAATAAAATGGTTTAGCAATGAAAAGAGATATGGATTTATCCAACCTGAAGATCCTAATGAAAAGGATGTTTTTCTGCACATATCAACAGTTGAACGTGCTGGAATCTCTGAACTTAAAGAAGGTCAAAAAGTTTCTTATGAATTAGTGAAAAATAACCGTACTGGAAAGCTTTCTGCAGATCAACTACAACTCATTCCTTGA
- a CDS encoding TadE/TadG family type IV pilus assembly protein has product MVSYNKHWFKFHELRHGNFSLISAIIFPVFMITGVFFYDIINLMTIKNQLQEVTRTAANDSINQVSGNISLDVISKLIKVKITNYLAINQGFSTENIEQIINATSISVQNLSTLPIVYLIKTHIHYNPLIYSSVFKYFYSDISIDIQDSEKVSISSDKIIKIIYTCCS; this is encoded by the coding sequence ATGGTATCTTACAATAAACATTGGTTTAAATTTCATGAGTTACGTCATGGAAATTTTTCTTTGATTAGTGCTATTATTTTTCCTGTTTTTATGATAACAGGTGTATTTTTTTATGATATTATAAATTTAATGACAATTAAAAATCAGCTGCAAGAAGTTACTCGTACTGCCGCTAACGATTCTATTAATCAAGTATCAGGAAACATTTCTCTAGACGTAATAAGTAAGCTTATTAAAGTTAAAATAACTAACTATCTCGCTATAAACCAAGGATTTTCCACTGAAAATATAGAACAAATTATTAATGCAACTAGTATTTCTGTACAGAATCTTTCTACGCTTCCTATTGTATATTTAATCAAAACACATATACACTATAATCCATTAATTTATAGCAGTGTTTTTAAATATTTTTACTCTGATATAAGTATAGATATACAGGATTCTGAAAAAGTTTCTATTTCTAGTGATAAAATTATCAAGATTATTTATACCTGTTGCTCTTAA
- a CDS encoding orotate phosphoribosyltransferase, producing MIYSSFSEPEIITELMAKMLFEVQAVNFSPDKPYKLSSGIMSPVYIDCRKLISFVRIRSAIIDFAVTTILRNAGFECIDIIAGGETAGIPFAAFLAERLRLPMIYVRKNPKIHGSKEKIEGYMPKGARVLVIEDLTTLGGSMFNFINTIRDAGGIVEHGLSLFFYGIFPNVEACFKEKDIKLHYLITWNDIFKVAQKLKIFDKQTLYQTENFINNPMQWSAHNGGISCL from the coding sequence ATGATTTATAGCAGCTTTTCTGAACCAGAAATAATAACAGAATTAATGGCTAAAATGTTATTTGAAGTGCAAGCCGTAAATTTTTCTCCAGATAAACCTTATAAGCTCTCATCAGGAATTATGAGTCCTGTTTATATTGATTGTCGGAAGTTAATCTCTTTTGTACGTATTCGCTCAGCAATAATTGATTTTGCAGTAACGACAATATTACGAAACGCTGGTTTTGAATGTATTGATATCATTGCAGGTGGTGAAACAGCAGGTATTCCTTTTGCAGCTTTTTTGGCTGAACGTCTTAGATTACCAATGATCTATGTACGCAAAAATCCTAAAATTCATGGGAGCAAGGAGAAAATTGAAGGTTATATGCCTAAAGGAGCCCGTGTTCTGGTAATAGAGGACCTCACCACATTAGGAGGTTCAATGTTTAATTTTATTAATACTATCCGTGATGCTGGAGGCATAGTCGAACACGGATTAAGTCTTTTTTTCTATGGAATTTTTCCTAATGTTGAGGCATGTTTCAAAGAAAAAGATATAAAACTTCACTATCTTATTACCTGGAATGATATTTTTAAAGTAGCTCAAAAATTAAAAATATTTGATAAGCAAACCTTGTATCAAACTGAAAATTTCATTAACAATCCAATGCAGTGGTCAGCTCATAACGGTGGTATTTCCTGTCTCTAG